The following coding sequences lie in one Hippopotamus amphibius kiboko isolate mHipAmp2 chromosome 17, mHipAmp2.hap2, whole genome shotgun sequence genomic window:
- the MIF4GD gene encoding MIF4G domain-containing protein isoform X2 — protein sequence MVMGEPGREEYKIQSFDAETQQLLKTALKANSLECAELPDLGQRMECSAWQRSYSNCPGPVPSCSTQDRHPGAVDLEKVANVIVDHSLQDCVFSKEAGRMCYAIIQAETKQAGQSVFRRGLLNRLQQEYQAREQLRARSLQGWVCYVTFICSIFDYLRVNNMPMMALVNPVYDCLFRLAQPDSLSQEEEVDCLVLQLHRVGEQLEKMNGQRMDELFVLLRDGFLLPTGLSSLAQLLLLEIIEFRAAGWKTTPAAHKYYYSEVSD from the exons ATGGTCATGGGGGAGCCTGGTAGAGAAGAGTATAAAATCCAGTCTTTTGATGCAGAGACCCAGCAGCTGCTGAAGACAGCCCTCAAAG CCAACTCTCTTGAATGTGCAGAGCTGCCTGACTTGGGACAGAGGATGGAGTGTTCTGCTTGGCAGAGGAGCTACAGTAATTGTCCTGGACCAGTGCCTTCCTGCAGCACTCAGGACAGAC ATCCAGGTGCCGTGGACTTGGAGAAAGTGGCCAATGTGATTGTGGACCATTCTCTGCAGGACTGTGTGTTCAGCAAGGAAGCAGGACGCATGTGCTACGCCATCATTCAG GCGGAGACCAAGCAAGCAGGCCAGAGTGTCTTCCGCCGTGGACTCCTCAACCGGCTGCAGCAGGAGTACCAGGCTCGGGAACAGCTTCGAGCCCGCTCCCTGCAGGGCTGGGTCTGCTATGTCACCTTTATCTGCAGCATCTTTGACTACCTGAGG GTGAACAACATGCCCATGATGGCCCTGGTGAACCCTGTCTATGACTGCCTCTTCCGGCTGGCCCAGCCCGACAGCCTGagccaggaggaggag GTGGACTGCCTGGTGCTGCAGCTGCACCGGGTAGGGGAGCAGCTGGAGAAGATGAACGGACAGCGCATGGATGAGCTCTTTGTCCTGCTCCGGGATGGCTTTCTGCTCCCAACCGGCCTCAGCTCGCTggcccagctgctgctgctggagatCATCGAGTTCCGGGCAGCCGGCTGGAAGACGACCCCGGCTGCCCACAAGTATTACTACAGCGAGGTCTCTGACTAG
- the MIF4GD gene encoding MIF4G domain-containing protein isoform X1, whose translation MVMGEPGREEYKIQSFDAETQQLLKTALKDPGAVDLEKVANVIVDHSLQDCVFSKEAGRMCYAIIQAETKQAGQSVFRRGLLNRLQQEYQAREQLRARSLQGWVCYVTFICSIFDYLRVNNMPMMALVNPVYDCLFRLAQPDSLSQEEEVDCLVLQLHRVGEQLEKMNGQRMDELFVLLRDGFLLPTGLSSLAQLLLLEIIEFRAAGWKTTPAAHKYYYSEVSD comes from the exons ATGGTCATGGGGGAGCCTGGTAGAGAAGAGTATAAAATCCAGTCTTTTGATGCAGAGACCCAGCAGCTGCTGAAGACAGCCCTCAAAG ATCCAGGTGCCGTGGACTTGGAGAAAGTGGCCAATGTGATTGTGGACCATTCTCTGCAGGACTGTGTGTTCAGCAAGGAAGCAGGACGCATGTGCTACGCCATCATTCAG GCGGAGACCAAGCAAGCAGGCCAGAGTGTCTTCCGCCGTGGACTCCTCAACCGGCTGCAGCAGGAGTACCAGGCTCGGGAACAGCTTCGAGCCCGCTCCCTGCAGGGCTGGGTCTGCTATGTCACCTTTATCTGCAGCATCTTTGACTACCTGAGG GTGAACAACATGCCCATGATGGCCCTGGTGAACCCTGTCTATGACTGCCTCTTCCGGCTGGCCCAGCCCGACAGCCTGagccaggaggaggag GTGGACTGCCTGGTGCTGCAGCTGCACCGGGTAGGGGAGCAGCTGGAGAAGATGAACGGACAGCGCATGGATGAGCTCTTTGTCCTGCTCCGGGATGGCTTTCTGCTCCCAACCGGCCTCAGCTCGCTggcccagctgctgctgctggagatCATCGAGTTCCGGGCAGCCGGCTGGAAGACGACCCCGGCTGCCCACAAGTATTACTACAGCGAGGTCTCTGACTAG